CATTCTTGGAGGCTCACCCCGTCTTCGGCGGCTTCGCCGCCGCCTCGGTCTTCGACCTCGGTTACGATCTGCTGGGCTAGCAGATCGCTCCCATACGCCGAACGAAACGATCGCATCTCTCGTAAGACGCTCGGGAATCCCGGTAGACTCTGGCATCGTATTTCTACTTGGCCTGTCTTCAGGAGATCTTCATCATGCGCTTCCACCTTCCCAGTCGCCTGCTTCTCGCGCTCGTCGCCGCACTGCTCGTCTTCCCGGTCTTCGCCGAGGCGGACGCGGCGCCCAGCACCGTCGCTGACGAACCCGTTCGCCTGACCCTGGACGACATTTTCTCGCCGGCGGCGATGATGCCGCGCGGCCCGAGTTCCTTCGCCTGGTCGCCGGACGGCGCCACTCTGGCCTTCCGCGACCGGGACGACGAGGGCGAGGCCCTCTGGCTGCTCGACGCGACGGAAGGTGAGCGCAGCGCGCTACTGCGACCCGAGGAGGACAGCGAAGGCGAAGGCGGAGACGCCGGCGGCGGGCACCCCGGCGGAGGCGCCGGAGTTGGCACCTTCCACTGGGCACCGGACAGCTCTTGGCTGCTGCTCGAACGGGACGACGATCTCCATCGCCTCGATCGCGCCAGCGGCGAGGTCACCGCCCTGACGGACAACGAACTGGAGGAAAACGATCCGAAGATCTCGCCGGACGGCCAGCACATCGGCTTCGTGCGGGACGACGACCTGTGGGTGCTGGAGGTGGCGAGCGGCGACGAGACGCGCTTGACCTTCGACGGGCGCCACAACCGGATTTTGAACGGCACCACCGACTGGGTGTATTGGGAGGAGCTGTGGGGTCGCGCCGGAACCGGCTTCTGGTGGGCGCCGGAGGGAGACCGCATCGCCTTCTACCGCTTCGACGAAGAGGGGGTGCCGACCTATCCGCTGATCGACTTTCAGGGTACCTACCCGGTGATCGAGCACCAGAAGTACCCGAAGGCCGGCCAGACCAATCCGCGAGTGCGGGTCGGCGTGGTGGAGGTCGACTCCGGCGAGCTTCTGTGGCTCTCGACCGGTGACGACGACCGCGAATACCTGGCCCGGGTCCACTGGCGGCCGGACGGCGAGGCGATCGCCGTGCACCGCATCAACCGCGACCAGAACCGCCTGGACATCCTGCTGTGCGGCACCGACGACGGAGCCTGCGAAACCGTCTACACGGAAACGGCGGAAACCTGGGTGTACATCGAGGAGAAGTTTCAGTTTCTTTCAGACGGCGGCTTCGTGCGGGATTCGGAGCAGGACGGCTGGCGCCATCTCTACCGCCACGGAGCGGACGGCGCGATGACGGCCCAACTGACGGACGGCGACTGGGCGGTGTCCTCCGTCGAGAGCATCGACGAAGGGCGCGGCGAGGTCGTGTTCACCGCCTTCGGCGAGGGGCCGATGGGAGCCAAGGACCGGCGGGTGATGGCCGTCGCCCTGGACGGCGCCTCAGCGCCCCGTGCGCTGACCGAGGGCGCAGGCTGGCACCGGGCGCGGGTCGCTCCCAAGACCGGGCACTGGGTGCACGAGCACAGCCGCGCCAACGATGCCGGCGGGCGGGTGGTGAAAACAGCCGACGGCCGCCAGATCGCCGATCTGTCCTCGCAGCCGCCGGCGCTCGATCCCGCTGGGCTGCCAAAGTGGGAGTTCTTGACCATCCCCGGCCCCGAAGGTTCGAATCTGCCGGCTCGCCTGATGTTGCCGGCCGGCGTCGAGCCGGGGGACGAAGGTACAAAACGCCACCCGGTGATCATGTACCACTACGGCGGCCCGGCCTCGCAGGTGGTGCGGGACGCTTGGAGCGTGCGGGACGGCTGGAGCCGGATGATGGCGACCCGCGGCTTCGGGGTGCTGATGGTGGACAACCAGGCTTCGGTATTCTTCGGCAAGACCGGCGCGGACCGCGTTCACCGGCGCTTCGGCCCGACCAACCTGGCGGCCCAGGAGGCGGCGGTGGCGTGGCTGAAGGAGCAGTCCTGGGCGGATGCGGAGCGTATCGGCCTGTGGGGCTGGTCCGGCGGCGGCTCGAACACCCTTTACTGCCTGTTCAATAGCCCGCGCACCTGGAAAGCCGGCGTGGCCGGCGCCCCGGTGACTCGCTGGGACCTCTACGACACCATCTGGACGGAACGCTACCTCGACCACCCGGAATCGAACGAAGAGGGCTACCGCCTATCGTCGCCGGTGACCCACGCGGAGAACCTGGATTCCGCCCTGCTGGTGATCCACGGCGTGGCGGACGACAATGTCCACCCGCAGAACACCCTGGTGCTAGCCAACGCCCTGATCCAGGCCGGCAAACCCTTCGAACAGGGCATCTACCCGGGGCAGAAGCACGGCTTCCGCGGCAAGTCCGCGCGCCACTTCTACGACCACATGACGCGGTTTTTCGAACGGGAGTTGTCGAACAGATGACGTCGGCAGATTGTCATCTGTTCGACAACTTTTGGTTCTAGGGGGGCTAAAGGCGCCCCCCTAACCCCCCGTCCTCGGCGGGCTACTCGCCCGCCGCTTCGCCCTTCGGGCTCAGGGCGCAAAGATCACCCAGACAGGTACAGCGGACCTTACTGACGAGAGTCAGCTCCACGGTCCCGCCGGGCCACGATTGATCCTTTGTTGCTCTAAAGAAACCTAGTCCACGCGGCGCATGACGAGGGACCCGTTGGTCCCTCCGAAGCCGAAGGAATTGGTGATCGCCGCTTCGAGGTTCGGCACCTCGCGGGCTTGGTGGGGTACGAAGTCGAGATCGCAGCCTTCGCCGGGCTCGTCGAGGTTGAGGGTGGGAGGCAAGGTGCGCTCCTTGAGCGCCAGGGCCAGGATGCCCGCTTCCAAACCGCCGGCAGCGCCCAGCAGGTGGCCGGTCGACGACTTGGTGGAAGACACCGCCAGCCGGTGGGCGTGATCGCCGAAAATGCGGTGGACGGCCTGCACTTCGCCGAGATCGCCCAGCGGCGTGGAGGTGCCGTGGGCGTTGATGTAGCCGATCGTCTCCGGCGCCACCTCGGCGTCGGACAGGGCCTCCGCCATCGCCCGGGCGGCACCGTCGCCATCCGGTAGCGGCGCCGAGATGTGGTACGCGTCACCGCTCATGCCATAGCCAACGATTTCGGCGTAGATCTCCGCCCCGCGCGCCTTGGCCGCCTCCAGCGTTTCGAGCACCAACACCCCGGCTCCCTCACCGATCACGAAGCCGTCGCGGTCCTTGTCCCACGGACGCGAAGCTTTTTCCGGCTCGTCGTTGCGGGTCGAAAGCGCCCGCATGGCGGCGAAGCCGGCAAGCGAAAGCGGGGTGATCACCGCTTCGGTACCGCCGGCGAACATGACGTCCGCATCGCCCCGCTGAATCAGTCGGAAAGCGTCCCCCACGGCGTGCAGGCCGGTGGTGCAGGCGGTGCAGGGCGCCGAGTTGGGGCCGCGCAGGCCGTGGCGGATGGACACCTGCCCGGCCGCCATGTTGACGATCAGGCCGGGAATGAAGAACGGTGATACGCGCTTCGGCCCGCGGTTGAGCAGGGTTTCGTGCATCGACTCGATGAGCGGCAAACCGCCGATGCCGGAGCCGATCATGGCCCCGGCCCGGTCGCGATCGACGTCATCGAGCACCAGCCCCGAGTCCTCGAGGGCGAAGTCCGCCGCCGCCAGGGCGTAGTGGATGAAGGTGTCGCTCTTCTTGACTTCCTTCTTGTCCACAAAGTCTTCCGGATCGAAGCCGTGGACCTCGCCGGCGATGCGCGACGGATAGTCGTCGGTGACGTCGAACCTGGTGATCCCGCCGATGCCGCTCCGCCCGGCGAGCAGACCTGTCCAGTTGACCTCTGTACCGATACCCAAGGGCGACAGGAGGCCGACTCCGGTGATGACCACGCGGCGTTTCATGGCAGGAAGCTGTTGGGGTTGAGGGATTGGGCCCGGAAGCCCGGAAGGGAGATCAGTTCTCGCTCTTGGGGTTGGCGTCGATGTACTTGACGGCGTCTTCGACGGTGGCGATCTTCTCCGCCTCCTCGTCCGGAATCTCGATTCCGAACTCTTCCTCGAAGGCCATCACCAGCTCGACGATGTCGAGGGAATCGGCTCCCAGATCATCCGTGAAGCTCGCGCCGGTGGTGACCTCATCAGACTCCACACCGAGCTGCTCGACGATGATTCCCTTGACCTTATCTTCAGTAGACATAGTTCGTTTTCCTCCTTCTGGCAGTCTCTCGGACCACGCGGTTGTAACACAAAGGCTCCGGTGAGTCTATGTACAGAGCCTCAGATATACAGTCCTCCGGACACGTTCAGAACGTGGCCGGTAATGTATCCCGCCTCGTCGCTGGCCAGGAAGGCCGTGGCGGCGGCGATGTCGTCAACGGTTCCGATCCGTTTCAGGGGGATGGCTCCGGTCAGTTCTTGGCGCGACGCTTCCGGCAGCCGCTCGGTCATCGCCGTGGTGATGTACCCCGGCGCCACGACGTTCACGGTGATGCCCCGGCTCCCCAGCTCCTTAGCCAGCGACTTGGTGAAGCCGACGAGGCCCGCCTTCGAGGCGGCATAGTTGGCCTGGCCGGGATTGCCCATCAGGCCGACCACCGAAGAAACCGACAGGATCCTCCCCCAACGCTTGCGCATCATGCCCCGCACGAGCGCCTTGGTCAATACGAAGGCGCCGGTCAAGTTGGTGCGGAGCACCCGGTCCCAGTCGTCCAAGGACATGCGGGCGAGCAGATTGTCGGCGGTGATGCCGGCGTTGTTGACCAGGATCTCGACCTCCGCCGGCAGCTCCGCCACCCGCTCCTCGACGGCCGCCCCGTCGGAAAGATCGAGGGGGAAAACGTGTGCCGTGCCGCCCGCATCGGTCAGCTCCGCCGCCACCTGCTCGAGGCGCTCTCGGTTGCGCGCCGCCAGGATCACCGTCGCCCCGTCCGCCGACAAGCGGCGCGCGATGGCCTCACCGATGCCCTGCGAGGCCCCGGTCACCAGGGCCGTCCTGCCTTCGAATCTCGTCACGTCGTTCTCCCGCAAGTTTTGAGCTTCCGCCCCAATCGGGCGAAATCTCGTCGGCCGAAAGGGTATCTCAGTCAGGCTTCCAGCGCGCGGTAGGCCTCCGCCTCGCCGATGGCGACCTGGCTGGAGCCGCGGGCGATGCGCCGGATCATGCCGCAAAGCACCTTGCCTGGGCCGAGTTCGCAGAAGCGCCCGACCCCCAGCTCGCCGACCATCGTCTCGATCGACTCCACCCAGCGCACCGGGCTGTCGATCTGCCGCACTAGCGCGTCGCGCGCTTGGGCGCCGGAGGTCACCGGCCGGGCATCGACGTTGGTCACCACCGGCACCGACGGATCACGAAACTCCGTCGCCGCCAGCGCCTCGGCCATGGCCTCCCGGGCCGGCGCCATCAACGAACAGTGGAAGGGCGCGGACACCGGCAGCATCACGGCTTTCTTGGCGCCGGCCGGCTTCGCCAGTTCAACGGCGCGTTCGACGGCGGCCCTATGGCCGGCGATCACAATCTGCCCCGGCGCGTTGTAGTTCGCCACGGAGCACACCTGGTCGCCGGCGGCCTCGCCGGTGATCGCCGCCAGCGCATCGCCATCGAGGCCGAGAATCGCCGCCATGGTGCCCTCCCCTGCGGGCACGGCGAGCTGCATCTGCTCGCCGCGGCGGCGCACCAGGCGTAGAGCGTCGGCAAAGGTCAACACCCCGGCCGCCACCAGAGCGGAGTACTCGCCAAGGCTGTGGCCGGCCACCGCTGCGGCTTCGAACTTGCCGGGGCCGGCCTCCCGGTCGCGGGCCACCACGCGATGAACCGCGGTGGAAACCGTCAGCAGTGCCGGCTGGGTGTTGGCGGTGAGGCGAAGGTCCTCTTCCGGACCTTCCCAGCACAGGGTCGACAGAGCAAAGCCCAAAACGTCGTCGGCTTCGGCGAAGACGTCCCGCGCCTCGCTCCAGCCTTCCGCCCAGTCCTGGCCCATGCCCACCTTCTGGGATCCCTGGCCGGGAAACACAAATGCCGTCTTCGCCATGACCTTCAGACTCCCTCTCTTCTAAATTTAAACTTCAGCTCACCGGCGCTTCGAGCGGGCGACTTCCCAGCAAACGCTCTTCCTCACTGTGCAGCTCGGCGATCTTGTCGCGAATCTTATGGTGGAGGTTCGCACCGCAGAACTCCACCGCCCGCCGGATCGAACTCAAAATCGCCCGGTCGTTCGACCGGCCGTGGCCGATGAAACAGCCGCCCTCGACCCCCAGCAGCGGTGCCGCGCCGTACTCGCGGTAGTCCGTACGGCGGCGGAACTGGTCGAAGGCCGGTTTCGCCATCAGGTAGCCGAGGCGGGTGTGCACCCCCTTCTCCAGCTCCTCCCGCAGCATGCGGCCGAGGAGCTGGGCGAGGGATTCGGCGCTCTTCAACACCGCGTTGCCGACGAAGCCGTCGCACACGATCACGTCCACCGCCCCGTTGAACACGTCGCTACCTTCGACATTGCCGACGAAGTTGAGGCCGGTGGTCTTGAGCACCTTGAACACCTCGCGGGTCAAATCCGTGCCCTTGCTCTCTTCCTCGCCGATGGAGAGCAGGCCGACTTTGGGCGCCGGTGTGCCCACCACCTCCTGGGCGTAGAAGTGGCCCATCACAGCGAACTCCCGGAGCTGCTCCGGCCGGGTATCGACGTTGGCGCCGACGTCGAGCAACACCGTCCTCCCGTAACCGTTCGGCAGCACCGCCGCCAACGCCGGCCGATCGACTCCGGCGACGGTCCCCACCACCATCTTGGCGCTGATCATGGCGGCGCCGGTGTTGCCGGCGGAGACCATCGCCTGCGCCCGCCCATCGCGCACCAGTTCGGCGCAGCGACGGATGGAAGACTGGCGTTTCTTTCGGATGGGGGTGATCGCCGGCTCGTCCATCCGGACGGCCTCCGGCGCGTGAACCACTTCAATGCGCTCGGCCCGCATGCATTCGGCGGCCTTGGAACCGCCGGACTTCAGCTCTCTGCGGATCGCCTCTTGGTCACCGACCAGCAGGATCCCGGTGCCGTCTTCGTGGGCCGCGCGGCAGGCGCCGCGCACCACCGCCCGTGGCGCGTGGTCTCCTCCCATGGCATCGACGGCGATCCACATCAGCAGTTTTCGGCAGTCCGCAGGACGGACCTGAGAAAGCGAAATTCTAACAAAGGCCCGCGTCTTCACCGCAGGCCGCAGTGAGCCTCTCGCAGCCCGCGACCGGGCCCGAAGGGCGAGGCGGCGGCAGCGCCGCCGTGGACGGGGGTGAACCGCAAGGAACAACGTTTCTTGCGGTGAGGGGGGCGCCCTAGCCCCCCTGACATCCCGGTCAGCAGACCTGCTGAAAAGATGCGCGAAGCGCTTCTCCAGCAGTCTGCTGACTAGAGAAGGTCTTTGGGCTCAATGACGTCGCGGCCGCGGTACGAACCGCAGGCGCGGCAGGCGCGGTGCGGCATCTTGGTCTCACCGCACTCGGGGCACAGCGACGCGCTCGGGCGCGAAAGGGCGTCATGGGCCCGGCGCCGGTCACGGCGAGCCTTGGATGTACGTCGTTTTGGATTGGCCATGGCTTCTAACCTTTAGCTGCGGACCGGCCTCATCGCCGGTCCAGAATTCTTCTGTTTCGTCCTGCCCTTTCGCCCATCGTCAATTGGACAGGCGGTCCTTGAGCTGCGCGAGAGCGGCCCAGCGCGGATCCGGCTCTTCTTGGCCGCAGTCGCAAGTCCCGTCGTTCAAGTCCTCGCCGCAGCGTGCGCACAGTCCCCGGCAGTCGTCCCGACAGAGGGGCTGCATTGGCACGCCGAGGGTTAGATGCTCGATCAGCAGCGGCCACGTATCGAACTCCTCACCGTCGTGGTAGAGGATCCCGAGATCGTCCGCCCGGAGTTCGATCTCGTCGTCTTCCGGCGGTTCGTCGATCACCACCAGCAGTTCGACGTCCCCTTCGAGGTCGCGCTCGAACTCCGTCAGGCAGCGATCACAGCGCAGCCCTTGACTGGCTTCGAGGCGGGCGCGCAGAAAAAAACCGCCCTCTACCTCCACCACCCGACCGCGCCAGATGACCGGCCCGAGGACCACCAGCTCGTCGATGCCGCCCAGTTCCCCCACCGGCACCAACAGCGTTTCGTCCCATTCGATGGGCTGAACCCGCGCTTCATCGAGACGAATCTTCATGGTGAGAACCGGAGTGATCGAGGACGCTCGGCAACCGCCGAGCGCGATCCGGGATCAAATAGTACCGATCCCCGAACCGAACGATGAGCCTACGCTAACGGGAGAACGCCTGTCAATTAGGCTTTGGCCGGGCAAATCCCCAAATCCACCAACCGCTCGGAGACGGCAGACAGCAGCTCTCCCTCGCCGTCCTCGATGCCCAGATCCGCCAGGTGGGCGCCCACCGCCTCGTACAGGTCGCTCGCCACGTCCTCCTCCGGATAGGGCGCCAGGGGCGGCACCGGCGGGCTCGGCTGGAGCTTCCGCCGCACCGTCTCCTCCACCGCCCGGGCGTAGCCGGCGGCGGTGTGCTCCAGGGTGTGTGCTCCGAGCATGTAGCGGCGGGCGTTGGCGCCGAGGGAGCGGCGCAGGCCGGCATCTCCGGCCAGCAGCTCGAGGGTGCGAGCAAGGGTCTCTTCCTCGCCCTGGCGGGGATCGATCTTGGCGACACAACCGTCCGGAATCTCGGCGAAGGCGCCGGCGTCGCTCACCACCACCGCCTTGCCAAGGGCGAGCAGGCGCATCAGCACCGCCGAGGTTTCGCCGGCGGTCGGATAACGCAGATTGAGGGCGATGTCGGAAACGGTCAGGTAGCGCTGGAAGGTCACCATCGGTGTGCGCCCGATCCAACGAACGCCCACCCCCAGCTCGCCGGCCAGGCGCTCCGCGAGTTCGAGGCGCGGGTCGGCATCGCCCACCAGCAGGAATAGGGCCTCCGGATACCGCCGCCGCAGCCGAGCGAAGGCCCGCAGGCAAACATCGATGCGCTTCGGCCGCGACAGGAAGCCATAGGTCGCCACCAGCAGCCCGGCGGCGGGCAGATCGAGCGCCGCTCGCAGGGCTTGTCGGTCGCCGGCCTCGGCTTCGGCCCCCAGGCTGAAGTGCTGCGGCACGGCGAACACCTCCGCCGACGGGCGGCTGGCGAGGATCCGCTGCCGCGCGGTCTCACCGTGAACGATCACCGCCCGCGAGGCATCCACCGCCCGCTCGAAGAGCGGATAGCGCCAAGGGTCCACCGGAATGCCGGTGGTGAGCATGCGGCGGCCCAGGCGATGGCCGGTCGATCCGGCGCAGTAGCGCAGCAGTTGGAGGTACGCGTCGGCGTCGCCGGCCACCACCGTCAGCTCCCGCAGCATGTGGTGCAGCACATACTCGTGCAGCACCAGCACACCCGGCACCTCCTGCAGCGCCCGGTAGAGCGGCCCATGGAAGAGCGGGTGGTTGCCGATCTGGTAGACCGCCGCGTCGTACTCCCCGGCGCGCCGCGGAAAATCGCTCACCGGCCGCACCGTGAAGCCTTCGGCCAGCTCCTCGCTCGGTCGGTAGTCCGCCTCGGTGTAAAGGTCGAGGTTCCAGTGCTCGGCCAAGGCCGGCAGTAGCTCGGCGCTGTAGTCGGCGATCCCCGAGGGGCGCGGCGGAAGCGGGCTCAGGTAGGCGACGCGCATCGCTCCCCCCTACTCCGTCAGCCGCGCGATGACGTGGTCCCAATCGATATCCGCCACGGCGCCTTCGCCAGCGGCGCCGAGGCGGCTGGCGAGTTCGCGGTCCGCCGCCAGGGCCGCCATGCGCCGGCCGAGGGCGGCATCGGCGCCGGCCTCACACACGTATCCGTTCTCGCCGTCCACCACGAATTCGAGCACCCCGCCGGCGTCGGAAGTGGTGAGCACCGGCTTGCCGGCCTTGAAGGCCTCGATGGTCACATAGCCGTAGTCCTCGTCGAAGGGGGCGTAGAACACCGCCAAGCAGTCCCGGTAGTAGGACACCAGCTCGTCATCCGACACCCAGCCGGGCAGCTCCAGCCGGTCGGCCACCCCCAACTGCTCCGCCAGGGCCTCCAGCTGCTCGCGCTCCGGCCCGCGGCCGGCGATCACGCAGCGCACCCCCGGCGCATGGGGCATCGCCCGGATCAGCAGTTCAAAACGCTTCGGCTGCACCAGCCGGCCGGCCGAAAAAACGTAGTCGCCACTCTTGTTCGACTCTGGGCCCGGCGACAGCCGTGGGGCGAGCTTGGAGGGCGGGTACAGACTCTCGGCGGTCAGCCCCAAGTGGCGCTCCAGGCGTCCGGCGACGTTCTGCGAAATGGCAAAGCGCCGGCGCGCCTCGGACAGGCTGCGGCGATCCATGGTGTGGACCATCTCGACCACCCGCTCGTCGCGCGGCGAGTCGTCGAAGTTCGAGTAATGGGTACCGCGCAGGTCGTAGATCTGGCGCACCTGGTGCACCAGCCACACCACCTTGCGCGGATGGCGCACCAGGTAGGACGGAAAGCGGGTACAGATCACCCGGTCGATGGTCTTTTCCTCGACGGCGGTGACGTCGAGGAGGCGCCAGGCAAGAGCGCTTTCCAAGAGCGCCCGGCGGCTCGCCATGCTGAAGGGCAGCCGCACCAGCTCGACCTCGAAGTCGCGCTTCGCCAGCTCCTCGACCAGCGACTCGGCGAGGATCTCTGCGCCGCCCCACAGGAAGGGCATCTGGCTGTTGCAGACCAGAATGCGCTGGCTCATTCGGTTCCGTCCCCTGCCCGCTCCGGGTCGTCAGCCAGCCGCTCTTCGAGGGTGCGCAGCCGGCGGTCGATGCCGTCGAGGGCTTCGAGCAGGCGCTCCTGGGAGCCGGTGAGTTCCTCCAGCAGCTGCCCGGCGATGCGATTGTAGGCGTTCTGCTGCTCCAGCACCGGCCGGGCAAACCACTTGGCGAAGAGGTGAAAGAACCCCTTGCGGGCAAAGACCAGCAGCCGCCCCAGCACCGGCCGTGGCGATACCGGCAGCGGCTCGTCGACAAACTCCCGGCGGCGCAGCTCGGCGAGCTGCAGGCGGGTTTCTTCGCGTCGTTCGCCGAGGCTCGCCAATTCGCCCTGGCGCAGGCGCACGCCAGCGCGCACCCGCTCCAGCACTTCGGCGACGCGCTCGCGATCCACGAGGTTCTCTTTCGGCGGCGGATGTTCGCTCACGGGGACTCTCCGGTGAAACTCAAAAAGACGCTCAGGTAGCGCAGGTCCTGGCTGTTGCGGTCGGTCCGCTGGGGCACCCAGCCGTCCGTTGTCTCCAGGGTGAACCGGTAGAGGTGATCCGGCGGCCCCTGGGGAAAGAAGCCGAGATTCCGAGCCGTCTCTTGAAGCGGCAATTCCACCTCCATCCCGCTGCGCTTGGCCGGCGTGTCGAAGCGCACCGTCAGTCGCCGGCGGCCACTGTCCAGGGTCAACACATTCTCCGCCAAGGGCGAGTACACGGTGAACCGCAAGGAATCGAGCGGCTCCGGCGACGCCACGATCACCTCGCTCTTCGAATCGCCGCGCACCCAGATGCCGTGCGGGTGGCGCTCCTGCCCAAAGAAGTTGTCGCGTCGCAGCACCCAGTTGCCCTGCCCCCAATTGCGCTGGAAGTAGCTTGGGATGCGACCGTTGGGCAGCAGGGTCAGCTCCAGCGGCAGGGCCTGGAAAGGCCGCGAGCGGACGTGGGTCTGGAGGGTGAACTCCGGCGCGATCATCATCACCGGCACCGCCACCACCGAGGCGGTCCACAGACCGGCGGCGGCGAAGGGGGCTAGCAGCGACCAGCGGGCGCGGAAGATCCCCGGCAGGAACAGCAGCGCCGGATAGATCGAGGCGAAATAGCGATTGCCGATGAAGCCCGCCCCGCCGTGGTAGTTCCCCGGCCGCAGCAGGAAGAGGAGCAAACAATAGGCGGCCGCCGAGAGCAGCAGCAGCACCCGATAGCGACTGCGCGGCTTGGCGAAAAACAGTCCCAGCGCCAGCAGGGCGAAGGGGTAGTACGGCAGCAGACCGGTGTGCCGCCCGACCAGGAAGTAGCCGACATTCCGCGCCAGCACCGGCAAAGTGGTCGCCGGCCGCACGCCGGACCAAGAACCGAAGCTGGTGCCCTTGTAGAGCTCCCACAGGTCGCCTTCCGCCTCCAGCGGGAAAGTGGCCTCGAAGGAGCGCCGCTGAACATCGCGATAGGGGCTCCAGTGGTCCGTCAGCTTCCACTGCAGGCCGATCAACAGGCCACCGGCCACCAGCGCGCCGGCGGCCAGCGCCGCGACGCCGCGAAAGCGCTTGCGCCACAGCAGATCGATCCCCAACGGCGCCCCGAGAAGCACCGTCGGCTCCTTCGAGACAAAAGCCGCCGCCAGCAGGCCGCCGGCGACGAAGAGCGCCGCCAGATGCCGGCGGGCGAAGCTCTCGTGGTGGCGTAGCCGCCAGCCGATGGCAACCGGAAAAAACAGGCACGCCATGTTGAACACTTCCGGCTGCATCCAGAAAACGTAGACGAAGGCCGCCGAAGCGAAGAAGAAACCGCCCACCCAAAGAGCGACCGGCGTCCCGGGCGGCGCCTCGCGGCCCACCAGCCACAGCCCGGTGCCGAACATCGCCAGGAACAGCACCATGTTCAGGATCACCAGCCCCTGCACACCGAACACGGCGTAGAACGGCACCGCCGCCGCCGAGTAGGGCAGCGGCTTGCCGTAGTGCATCGTCTCGCCGCCGTCGTCGGTAAACAGGATCAAGCCGTAGGGGCCTTGATCCCAGATGCGGTAGGCCCGCCGCAGGTCGCGGTGGTCGTAGGTCAGATCGTGGTCGTGCCACAGACTCTGGGCGATCATCACGTAGGCCGCCTCGTCGGCCACCGGCCCGGGCGGAAAGTGAATCTTGTACAGGGTGCCGGACAGGCCGAGGAGCAGGGCTCCCAGGCAGAGGGCGTGGAGAAGGCGGGACGATGTCATGGTGCGTGGAACCGATGTCCGACGGAGATCGAAGCGTCGGACATCATACCGAGGTCTTGCCTGTCCTTCTCACCAGCCTTCGGCCACGGGGGCGGAAAGCCGGCCGACCGCCTGTAAACTCGGCGCCATGGGGAAACCGACCCTCGCCGTCGACCTGCGAGCCCTGGTTCCGGAGCCGACGGGAATCGGCGTCTACACCGAGCGCCTGCTCGAAGCCCTCGCTGAGCGCGGCACCTTCGAGCTGCTCGGGCTGGCCCACAAACCACCCACCCATGCGGATCAACTGACCGCCGCCGGAGTCGCCCTGGAAGACCAGTCGAGCCCCCTCGGCGTCCTCTGGCAGCAGGTGCGGTTGCCGCTGCGGCTGCGGCGGGGCGATGTCGACCTGGTGTGGTCTCCCATCCTCACCCTGCCCCGCTGGTGCCCGGTGCCCGCCGTCGCCACCGTCCACGACCTGACGGCGATCCACGTTCCCGCGGCGCACACCGCGAAGGTGCGCTGGAGCCTGCGGCCGTTCCTGCGCTCGACGCTGCGCCAGGCCCGTTTCGTGGTGACCCTGTCGCAAGCGGCGGCGGAAGACCTCAAGGCGTTCGAACGGAGCTGCGCCGACCGGCTGCGAGTGGTGCCGCCAGGAGTGGAACCGGCCTTCGCGCCGGCGCCTCCGGCCAGGATCGCTACCATGCGCAACTCTCTCGGCGCACCGGAGGGCTACTGGCTCTTCGCCGGCACCCTGGAACCGCGCAAGAACGTCGGCGCTTTGGTGGATGCCTGGCTCGACCTGCGGCAGCGGCGACCGGACGTTCCGCCGCTGGTGATCGCCGGCGGTGCCGGCTGGGGCAGCGACCCGTTGGCGCAACGCATCGCCTCGCTGCGAGACCAAGGCCTGCACCACGTCGGCCGC
This DNA window, taken from Acidobacteriota bacterium, encodes the following:
- a CDS encoding glycosyltransferase family 4 protein translates to MRVAYLSPLPPRPSGIADYSAELLPALAEHWNLDLYTEADYRPSEELAEGFTVRPVSDFPRRAGEYDAAVYQIGNHPLFHGPLYRALQEVPGVLVLHEYVLHHMLRELTVVAGDADAYLQLLRYCAGSTGHRLGRRMLTTGIPVDPWRYPLFERAVDASRAVIVHGETARQRILASRPSAEVFAVPQHFSLGAEAEAGDRQALRAALDLPAAGLLVATYGFLSRPKRIDVCLRAFARLRRRYPEALFLLVGDADPRLELAERLAGELGVGVRWIGRTPMVTFQRYLTVSDIALNLRYPTAGETSAVLMRLLALGKAVVVSDAGAFAEIPDGCVAKIDPRQGEEETLARTLELLAGDAGLRRSLGANARRYMLGAHTLEHTAAGYARAVEETVRRKLQPSPPVPPLAPYPEEDVASDLYEAVGAHLADLGIEDGEGELLSAVSERLVDLGICPAKA
- a CDS encoding DUF177 domain-containing protein, with the protein product MKIRLDEARVQPIEWDETLLVPVGELGGIDELVVLGPVIWRGRVVEVEGGFFLRARLEASQGLRCDRCLTEFERDLEGDVELLVVIDEPPEDDEIELRADDLGILYHDGEEFDTWPLLIEHLTLGVPMQPLCRDDCRGLCARCGEDLNDGTCDCGQEEPDPRWAALAQLKDRLSN
- a CDS encoding glycosyltransferase family 4 protein, with the translated sequence MSQRILVCNSQMPFLWGGAEILAESLVEELAKRDFEVELVRLPFSMASRRALLESALAWRLLDVTAVEEKTIDRVICTRFPSYLVRHPRKVVWLVHQVRQIYDLRGTHYSNFDDSPRDERVVEMVHTMDRRSLSEARRRFAISQNVAGRLERHLGLTAESLYPPSKLAPRLSPGPESNKSGDYVFSAGRLVQPKRFELLIRAMPHAPGVRCVIAGRGPEREQLEALAEQLGVADRLELPGWVSDDELVSYYRDCLAVFYAPFDEDYGYVTIEAFKAGKPVLTTSDAGGVLEFVVDGENGYVCEAGADAALGRRMAALAADRELASRLGAAGEGAVADIDWDHVIARLTE
- a CDS encoding glycosyltransferase family 1 protein: MGKPTLAVDLRALVPEPTGIGVYTERLLEALAERGTFELLGLAHKPPTHADQLTAAGVALEDQSSPLGVLWQQVRLPLRLRRGDVDLVWSPILTLPRWCPVPAVATVHDLTAIHVPAAHTAKVRWSLRPFLRSTLRQARFVVTLSQAAAEDLKAFERSCADRLRVVPPGVEPAFAPAPPARIATMRNSLGAPEGYWLFAGTLEPRKNVGALVDAWLDLRQRRPDVPPLVIAGGAGWGSDPLAQRIASLRDQGLHHVGRVPRARLVELFQGASLFVFPSLYEGFGLPPLEAMACAVPVVTTDRSSLPEVVGEAGVLFDPDKPNALTEALEGLLDDPRRAAALGEAGQRRAQAFTWQKTAEGMERIFLEALD
- the plsX gene encoding phosphate acyltransferase PlsX, with the translated sequence MWIAVDAMGGDHAPRAVVRGACRAAHEDGTGILLVGDQEAIRRELKSGGSKAAECMRAERIEVVHAPEAVRMDEPAITPIRKKRQSSIRRCAELVRDGRAQAMVSAGNTGAAMISAKMVVGTVAGVDRPALAAVLPNGYGRTVLLDVGANVDTRPEQLREFAVMGHFYAQEVVGTPAPKVGLLSIGEEESKGTDLTREVFKVLKTTGLNFVGNVEGSDVFNGAVDVIVCDGFVGNAVLKSAESLAQLLGRMLREELEKGVHTRLGYLMAKPAFDQFRRRTDYREYGAAPLLGVEGGCFIGHGRSNDRAILSSIRRAVEFCGANLHHKIRDKIAELHSEEERLLGSRPLEAPVS
- the rpmF gene encoding 50S ribosomal protein L32, with product MANPKRRTSKARRDRRRAHDALSRPSASLCPECGETKMPHRACRACGSYRGRDVIEPKDLL